The genomic segment CAGGTATATTGGAAAGGTTTATGTCTGCTGTGCCTTTTGTGTTCAGAAACTTTGTACCTGCATCTTTTGCTGAAAGATTCAGATGAAGGTCAAGAAGATTGTCTGCATTTAAATCAACTTGCAGCCCGTCAATATCTATTTTTCCAGGCTCTATTTTTTCTGGGCTGTTGATCTGGAGTAAATCTATTTTTCCGTCAATTTTTATTCCGGTTTTTATAGGCCCGTGTTTTTTATCTTCAATCCTTACGAATGGAGCAGAAAGATTTATATTGCTGACATTAATCAGGGACCGGTCTTTTAAGGGCAGTTCACAATTAAGGGTCAATGATTGTTTAAAGTTTTCAATGTATGCCAGTTTATCAGCCTCTATTTTACTTATATTTAAAAACTGGGTTATGCCTGCTTTTGCAGTTATGCCAAATACAGCGTTTTCCTCTTTGCTGATAAAAGCCTTGATTTCAGGAAACCCGAGACTGAGATTTGATAATGAAACATCATGGTTTGAGATAAAAGGGATATTAAGCAAAACCTCTTTTATTGTTATTTCTCCACGATAAGGGGAAATATTGCCGGAGTAATTGACAGTTTTGATATTTAATTTTGGAGAGGTGTTTTTTAAATCAAAGGTTTCAGGTATGAAATCTGCAAATTTATCAGCTATTTCACCCAGATCAAGATTTATATGTTCTGCTGTTAAATCAGCTTTTTTGTCCAGGCTCAGGAGGTTAATATCTCCTTTGCAGAAAAAGCTGCTGTTTTTTAATAATTTGATACTGCTTTGGTTTATTCTTAAACTGCCTGAAATAAAATTAAAATCTCCGTCAGTATTAATACTAAAGCTCTCAGGTACCACGGATTTATCCTTTAAATGCCCCCCTGAAAAATGCAGACTGCTTCCTTTAAGAGAAATATCAAAGGGTAAAGCCCCTGTCAGCTCTGCTCCTGTTATAACAGCCAGGTCTATACTGCCCCTGGTTTTTGCAGAAGAAAAAGGCTGGGGTAAAAACATAAAAAGGCTTGAGCTTAATTCTTTAAGATCAGAGCTTATGTTTATCCTGGTTTCGTTAAGATCAGGGTTTGCCGTGATATTAACACTGGTTCCAGGCAGGGATGATTTTAGCCGGGCATAAACCCCTTTCAGGTTTAATTTTTTTTCAGGGTTAAAAAGATTTTTGATAAAAATCTCAAGACTTATTCTCTGGATTTCCAGGTCATTAAGTTCAGGAGAAGATGAGATATTAAGGAGAAAAGGTTCAGATAAAAGAGAAGGGACATCCAGGTGAAACCGGCTGTGTTTTAATGCCAGTTTTTTTTGCAATAATTGATCTTCTGCATATAAAAATACATTATTGAAGCAAATATCTGCTTTTATTTCAAAGGGTAATTTTACTTCCCCTGATTTTTTATCCCTGGTTTTTTCCTGGTTTTTCTCCTGTGATCCCGGCAGTCTTGAAATCAGATCCTCAAGATTTGAATAACCCTGTTTATCACGTACAAGATTCAGGTGAGTCTGTTCTGTAAGAATATTAAGGTTTATCTTTTTTTCAAGCAGATCTGCCAAACCAATATCCAGCCAGAATTTATCTATAAACAATAAAGGTTTGTCAGAAAAGCCGGGATCATCATTAATGCAAAGACCGTATATCTTAATTCCAGTTTCCCACTGCCATTGAATTTGTTCAATCTGTACAGGGGTATGCAGTTTTTTTGATAACAGGTTTTCAAGATTTTCCTTAAACCAGTGGTCAGATACAAGGGCTGGCAGCAAATATAAAAAAACTGCAGCAAGGCTTAAAATGCTGGATAATATAAAAAATATTAATATTAAAAGGTTAAGCAGCCCCCGCACCAGGGTTTTTATTTTTTTTATCATTTTTTTTCATTCTCATTTTTTGAGAAAACAATACAATTCCATATATCATGATTCCAAGAGGAAAAAGGTAATATTTATAACCAGGATCAATATGAAATAAGGAAGCAGCACCGCCTGGATTAAAGAGAATAAAGGAAGCAGCCAGGAAAAACGGAATATCATACCATTTATTTCTTGTAAGACACCATCCCTGGGCAAAGCACTCAAAACAGGACATGCCTATCAAAGCCATGCCAAAGATTAAAAGCGCATGGGGCCAGGAGTTGATATTATGCAAAATAAGCTCAGGATTAAACACAAACATAAAAGCTATTACAGAGGTTCGTATATCATATAAAAATCCCTGAATACCTGTGGGAATAGGCTCAGAATCGGCAATAGCTGAAGCAGCATAAGCAGCAAGGCCCACTGGAGGGGTGTCGTCAGCCAGGATACCAAAGTAAAAACAAAAAAGATGGGCAGCCATTATGGGAATCACATAACCATAAGCTCCTCCTACGTTTACTATTATAGGGGCAGTAAGGGATGCCATAACAATATAGGTTGCAGTTGTTGGAAGCCCCATGCCGATAAGCAGGCTTGCCATTGCTGTAATCAAAAGAAGCAGGAAGATATTGCCCCGGGCCAGGTTTTCAACAATACCTGAAATCATGCCCCCCATGCCCATATTGACAACACCTACAATAATCCCTGCTGCAGCACAGGCCAGGGCAACAGACATCATATTTTTAGATCCCTGGATTAAACCTCTGGCAATAAGTATAAAGCTTGCTTTTACTGCATTTTTTAATCCAGTTTTTTCTGAAAAAGATTTCCTGGTTTCCTGGTAAAAGATAATTACAAATAATATCAAGATTGCCCTGTAAGCTGCCATTTCAGGGGAATGCCTGAGCCAGACAAGTTCATATAATAAGACTGCCAGGGGGATTAAATAATGCAGTCCGTTTTTAAGAGTTCCAAAGAAATCAGGGGTATCTTCAGGAGCAAGTCCTTCTATTCCAAGTTTTGATGCTTCAAGATGGGTAATGCAGAACAAACCGAAATATGAGACAAAAGCAGGTATGGCAGCAGCTTTAACAACATCTAAGTATGGGACATTAACATATTCTGCAATAATAAAAGCAGCAGCTCCCATTATAGGAGGCATTAACTGGCCGTCTGTACTTGATGCAACCTCTATGGCAGCAGCTTTTTTTGGAGGATACCCGATTTTTTTCATCAGCGGGATTGTAAAAGGCCCCGTGGTTACAATATTGGCAATACTGGAACCTGAAACAATACCAGTGGCTCCGCTGGCAACAACAGCAGCTTTTGCAGCTCCTCCTTTATATCTTCCCAGTATTGAAAGTGCCAGGTTTGTAAAAAAAAGGCCTGCTCCTGCTTTATCAAGCAAAGCACCCATAAGCACAAAAAGGAAAACAATGGATGCAGATACACCAATAGGTATGCCGTAAATCCCTTCTGTTGAAAGTGCAATATTGCTCATGTATTTACTAAGGGAAACACCTTTAAACGCCAGTATATCAGGCATGTATGGGCCTAGAAAAGCATATGCAGTAAATCCTATGGCAATCACTGAAAGAGCAGGACCTATTATCCGCCTTGTGGCTTCAAGGAGCAGGATAACCAGGATGGTACCTGATACCAGATCCCTGGTAATCGGCATTCCTGCCCTCATGCCAATCCCTTCATAATCAATTGCCAGGTAAAGAGCAGTAACAGCTCCCAGGATTGCAAAAATATAATCAATAACAGGAATACGGTCAGTAACTGAAAGAAATTTTAAAAACTTTACAGGCCGTTTAAGGCAGGGGTTTAAAAGAAAAAGAAGACTTATTGCAAATGCCAGGTGAATTGTTCGTTTTATTGTACTCTCAAGTATCAGAAAATCAGCAAGCGCAAGCTGAAACAAAGCCCATGAAATGGCAATTACTGCCACAAGATAATGTTCAAAGGGACGAAGGTTTCGTATATCACCGGTTTCACTTTTCAGCAGTTCTGCTGCAGATTTACGCCTTTTGTCAAATACCATTAAATGTACCTCCTTTGCTGCTTTTTAAAAATATTTATTATTCTCCTTATTTAAGATCATTATTAAGTAAGTACCTGTGCATAAATTTTACTCTATTTTTAATATACATGATTGCCATTGTAGAGACAAGGCATGCCTTGTCTCTACGTTTGGCAAGGAAATTTTTTTGTTATGAAATTTTTGATTAGGTACTTAATTTATTAAAAATTCATATTACCCTTATCATCCGTGCAATTTCAGGTCCCCGGGGCATTTCTATTCTGAAAATAAATCCTTATAAGTTACACGCATTTCACGTTTCAATATCTTTCCTGTTGGAGTTTTGGGCAGGGCATCTACAAAAACAACTTCTTTGGGAACCTTGAAAGCTGCAAGTTCTTTTCTGCAAAGTCCGGCAATCTCTTCTCTGGTGATTATTTCTCCTTTTCTGGGAACAACCACTGCTGCAACAGCTTCGACCCATTTGGGATGGGGAACACCTACCACAGAAACCTCTTCAACCCGTTTATCCTTGTATATAGCTTCTTCAACCTCTCTTGTGGATACGTTTTCTCCGCCTGTTTTAATCATGTCTTTTTTACGGTCAACAACTGAAATATACCTGTCCTTATCAAGTACTCCAATATCACCTGAATGAAACCATCCGCCTTTCATAACCTGGTCGGTTTTTTCAGGGTCTTTAAAATACATTATCATGGCATGAGGACCTTTTCCGCAGATTTCACCAGGAACATTAATATCTTCCACAGGATTTCCCTCGTCATCCTCAAGCCTGGATTCCATGTTAAGACCTGCCATGCCTGCAGAACCAAGTTTGGTCATGGCATCTTCAGCCTTTAATATGGTATGATAAGGAGCAAGCTCTGTCTGACCGTAATAATTATAAATTTTACTGCCCGGCAGTCTTTCCATCATCTCTTTTATTATCTCAACAGGCATTATGGATGCTCCATAATAACATTTTGTAAGACTGGAAAGATCGTATTTATCAAAATCAGGATGTCTGAGCATACCAATCCAGACTGTTGGAGGAGCAAAAAACATGGTTGCCTTGTATTCAGCAATATTTTTAAGGATTTGTCCAATATCAGGCATCATAAGAATATTGGTTCCTCCAACCCAGAAAACAGGATTCATAAATACGTCCCTCTGGGCGCAGTGATAAATGGGCAGTGCATTGACATTAATGTCATTTTCATCATATTTCCCGTCTATTACAGCTCCCACATATTCAGCCATAAGAGCCTGATTGCTGATTATAACCCCTTTGGGCAGGGATTCGGTTCCGCTTGTATAGGTCATCTGGCAGGGGTCTTCTATGCGGAGAACAGTATCAGGTTCTGATGCAGGATATGCCTTATACCAGGCATTAAAATCTTTAAACCTGTTATCAGGAGAAACAAGTCCTGCTCCGTCATCAGACCAGATAAGGGTTTTTACTGCAGGCATGTCTGCAAGCACATCTTTAACAAGATCATATAAAGAATCCTCAACAATAAAAACCTTGCTTTCAGAATGGTTAATGCAGTAGGAAATATCTTTTCCTTTTAAAAGATAATTAATTGCAAGATACACAGCTCCTGCCTTGCAGCAGCCAATCCATGTCAGAACATGGTGAATTGTATTGTGAGCCAGGATCGCTACCCTGTCATATTTTTTTACGCCCAGATCAATAAGAGCATTTCCAACCCTGTTGCAGTCATCTTCAAGCTCTGAATAGGTCAGGACTTTATCTCCGTAAATCAAGGCTTTTTTATCAGGATAATGATACCGGCTTCTCCGGATCATATCAGCTATAACCCAGCGGTTGACTTTATTGTAACGGTTCATTAAAAAATCAAGATTCTCTTTGTTTAAACTTGAATAGCATGATTTTTCATCCTGGGTCATGTTGTTTAAAGTAACAGACATTTGCTTCTCCTTGTTTATGTTAAGTTGAGGGCTAACTATGACTATTGCAAAATTTTCAATAATATGCTATATTATAAAATCATTGTAAAATTTTAATAAAGCAAAAACAGGAGGAATTTACAATGGATTTTTTACAAAATAATCTCATAAATCAATCTCCAGCAATCAAAAAAACAAACCTGATTCAAAAACAAGATAACAAAAAGGTTGAAGTTATTGAATCCGTGCAAAACAGGGGTTCGTTTGTAAGTTTTAATTATTCTCACAAATCAATGACATACAGCAATGGAAAGACCCATGTTCACTCCAGATCACAACGCTTTGAAAACGGCAGGCTTGAATCTGAAGAATTTTCAGGGGTAATGGATGGTAATGTGTGGACTAATTCATCATCAGAGATTCAGAATCAGTTTTTAAAACAGATTACAGACTTTTTTAAACCTTTTTCTATGTTTCTGCCTTTTTAAGCATCAACTCAGCGGGATTTATTACAGGGGCGGTCTCCTTCGGCTGCCCCGCACTGATTAACCTCAATTGTAATATGAGAAACATAATTATATTGTTTTAACAGGCTTTTATAATGTTCTGCTGATTTTGGATAATGGGTAACAATGGAGATTATTGCAGCGTAATCATCAGGCCCTACTTTCCATAAATGAAGGTCTGCAATCCTGTTATCTGAATCAGATTCTATTTTTGTTTTAATCTCCAGCTTTTTCTCCTCTTCAATACTGCCGTCAAGAAGGATTGGAGCAGTTTCCCTAAGCAGGGTATAAGACCAGCGCGTTATAACAACAGCCCCGACAATACCCATCACAGGATCAAGCTGATTCCAGCCAAAATATTTTCCTGCAGTAAGAGCTGTAATTGCAAGCAGAGATGTTAAAGCATCTGCCAGAACATGGAAATATGCAGCCTTGAGATTGTGGTCGTGATGGTGATGCTCTTCATTATCCTCGTGTTCATGATGATGCCCGTGATGATGACTTCCCTGCAAAAGAAAAGCACTGATAATATTTATAAAAAGACCAAGCACAGCCACCCCGATTGCCTGGTTGAAATGAATCTCCCGGGGATTTATTATCCGCTCAACAGATTCAACACACATCATAAGAGCTACTGCTGCCAGGGCTATGGCACTTGCAAAACCTCCCAGCACACTTACCTTGCCAGTTCCAAAGGTAAAAGCCGGGCTTTCTGCATGTTTTCTGGCATAAAAATATGCAAATATGGTAATCATAAATGCAGCCACATGGGTTCCCATATGCCAGCCGTCAGCCAGCAGGGCCATTGATCCAAATGTAATGCCCGCAGCAATCTCAATAACCATTGTTACGGCAGTTAAAATCAAAACCTGCCATGTGCGTTTTTCCCCTTGTTTGTGAATAACTGCAAAATCGTGGCTGTGCTGCCATCTGCTTAGTTTTTGAATCTGCATTTTTTTTACTAGTCCTCTTTCTTGAAAAGGGTGCAGGAACTCTGGCTGCAGCCGCTGCAATTGCAGCCTCCTGGTTTTTTGCTGTTTAAACTCTTTGTAAATGATTTAAATAAATATATGCCTGCTGCCCCTGTTATTAGTATGATAATCAATAATTCCATTTTTTTCTCCTTTTATACAAACAGCCTGCTGATAAATCAACAGGCTGTTTATGGTTTTTTGAATCCCTGATTTAAAAAATTATATGCCCAAATATCTGTTCCACTGCTGAACTCAAAAGCTTTCCTGACTGAAATACACCGGCTGCAAGTATAAATGCAAGCAAAGTGTTAAATATAACTGAAAAAGCTCCCCATTTCCATGAGCCTGCTTCTTTTGCAATGCAGACCACAGAGACAAAGCAGGGTGAGTAAAATATTGTAAAAATTATTAAACTCAGGGCTGTAAGAGGACTCCAGCCTGGAGAAGATGCAAGTCTTTGTGAAA from the Desulfonema limicola genome contains:
- a CDS encoding TRAP transporter permease, producing MVFDKRRKSAAELLKSETGDIRNLRPFEHYLVAVIAISWALFQLALADFLILESTIKRTIHLAFAISLLFLLNPCLKRPVKFLKFLSVTDRIPVIDYIFAILGAVTALYLAIDYEGIGMRAGMPITRDLVSGTILVILLLEATRRIIGPALSVIAIGFTAYAFLGPYMPDILAFKGVSLSKYMSNIALSTEGIYGIPIGVSASIVFLFVLMGALLDKAGAGLFFTNLALSILGRYKGGAAKAAVVASGATGIVSGSSIANIVTTGPFTIPLMKKIGYPPKKAAAIEVASSTDGQLMPPIMGAAAFIIAEYVNVPYLDVVKAAAIPAFVSYFGLFCITHLEASKLGIEGLAPEDTPDFFGTLKNGLHYLIPLAVLLYELVWLRHSPEMAAYRAILILFVIIFYQETRKSFSEKTGLKNAVKASFILIARGLIQGSKNMMSVALACAAAGIIVGVVNMGMGGMISGIVENLARGNIFLLLLITAMASLLIGMGLPTTATYIVMASLTAPIIVNVGGAYGYVIPIMAAHLFCFYFGILADDTPPVGLAAYAASAIADSEPIPTGIQGFLYDIRTSVIAFMFVFNPELILHNINSWPHALLIFGMALIGMSCFECFAQGWCLTRNKWYDIPFFLAASFILFNPGGAASLFHIDPGYKYYLFPLGIMIYGIVLFSQKMRMKKNDKKNKNPGAGAA
- a CDS encoding acyl-CoA synthetase produces the protein MSVTLNNMTQDEKSCYSSLNKENLDFLMNRYNKVNRWVIADMIRRSRYHYPDKKALIYGDKVLTYSELEDDCNRVGNALIDLGVKKYDRVAILAHNTIHHVLTWIGCCKAGAVYLAINYLLKGKDISYCINHSESKVFIVEDSLYDLVKDVLADMPAVKTLIWSDDGAGLVSPDNRFKDFNAWYKAYPASEPDTVLRIEDPCQMTYTSGTESLPKGVIISNQALMAEYVGAVIDGKYDENDINVNALPIYHCAQRDVFMNPVFWVGGTNILMMPDIGQILKNIAEYKATMFFAPPTVWIGMLRHPDFDKYDLSSLTKCYYGASIMPVEIIKEMMERLPGSKIYNYYGQTELAPYHTILKAEDAMTKLGSAGMAGLNMESRLEDDEGNPVEDINVPGEICGKGPHAMIMYFKDPEKTDQVMKGGWFHSGDIGVLDKDRYISVVDRKKDMIKTGGENVSTREVEEAIYKDKRVEEVSVVGVPHPKWVEAVAAVVVPRKGEIITREEIAGLCRKELAAFKVPKEVVFVDALPKTPTGKILKREMRVTYKDLFSE
- the dmeF gene encoding CDF family Co(II)/Ni(II) efflux transporter DmeF, whose amino-acid sequence is MQIQKLSRWQHSHDFAVIHKQGEKRTWQVLILTAVTMVIEIAAGITFGSMALLADGWHMGTHVAAFMITIFAYFYARKHAESPAFTFGTGKVSVLGGFASAIALAAVALMMCVESVERIINPREIHFNQAIGVAVLGLFINIISAFLLQGSHHHGHHHEHEDNEEHHHHDHNLKAAYFHVLADALTSLLAITALTAGKYFGWNQLDPVMGIVGAVVITRWSYTLLRETAPILLDGSIEEEKKLEIKTKIESDSDNRIADLHLWKVGPDDYAAIISIVTHYPKSAEHYKSLLKQYNYVSHITIEVNQCGAAEGDRPCNKSR
- a CDS encoding FeoB-associated Cys-rich membrane protein, yielding MELLIIILITGAAGIYLFKSFTKSLNSKKPGGCNCSGCSQSSCTLFKKED